In Phocoena phocoena chromosome 19, mPhoPho1.1, whole genome shotgun sequence, a genomic segment contains:
- the MRC2 gene encoding C-type mannose receptor 2, translated as MGPARPAPAPWPRHLLRCALLLGGLHLGLPGAAAAASLPEPNVFLIFSHGLQGCLETQGGQVRVSPACNASLPAQRWKWVSRNRLFNLGTMQCLGTGWPGTNTTASLGMYECDREALNLRWHCRTLGDQLSLLLGGRSSNTSKAGTPERGDQTRSGQWRIYGSDEDLCARPYYEVYTIQGNSHGKPCTIPFKYDNQWFHSCTSTGREDGHLWCATTQDYGKDERWGFCPIKSNDCETFWDKDQLTDSCYQFNFQSTLSWREAWASCEQQGADLLSITEIHEQTYINGLLTGYSSTLWIGLNDLDTSGGWQWSDNSPLKYLNWESDQPDNPSEENCGVIRTESSGGWQNRDCSIALPYVCKKKPNATAAEPPPPDVWANVKVECEPSWQPFQGHCYRLQAEKRSWQESKKMCLRGGGDLLSIHSVAELEFITKQIKQEVEELWIGLNDLKLQMNFEWSDGSLVSFTHWHPFEPNNFRDSLEDCVTIWGPEGRWNDSPCNQSLPSICKKAGQLSQGAAEEDHGCRKGWTWHSPSCYWLGEDQVTYSEARRLCTDHGSQLVTITNRFEQAFVSSLIYNWDGEYFWTALQDLNFTGSFRWLSGDEVMYTHWNRDQPGYSRGGCVALATGSAMGLWEVKNCTSFRARYICRQSLGTPVTPELPGPDPTPSLTGACPQGWGSDPKLRHCYKVFSAERLQDKKSWVQAQRACQELGAQLLSLASYEEEHFVANMLNKIFGESEPEIHEQHWFWIGLNRRDPGAGHSWRWSDGLGFSYHNFDRSRHDDDDIRGCAVLDLASLQWVAMQCETQLDWICKIPRGADVREPDGSPQGRREWLRFQEAEYKFFEHHSTWAQAQRICTWFLAELVSVHSQAELDFLGHNLQKFSRGQEQHWWIGLHTSESDGRFRWTDGSVINFISWAPGKPRPIGKDKKCVYMMASREEWGDQRCMTALPYICKRSNSTREQQPPDPQPTGGCPPGWSQFLNKCFRIQGQDPQDRVKWSEAQFSCEQQEAQLVTIANPLEQAFVTASLPNVTFDLWIGLHASQRDFQWVEQEPLRYTNWAPGEPSGPSPAPSGNIPTSCAVVLHSPSAHFTGRWDDRNCAEETHGFICQKGTDPSLSPCPAASLPAPGTELSYLNGTFRLLQKPLRWHDALLLCESRNASLAHVPDPYTQAFLTQAARGLRTPLWIGLASEEGSRRYSWVSEEPLSYVSWQDWEPQYPGGCAYVDMDGAWRTTSCDTKLQGAVCGVNGGPPPPRRISYHGSCPQGLADSAWIPFREHCYSFHMELLLGHKEALQRCQREGGVVLSILDEMENVFVWEHLQSSEGQSRGAWLGMNFNPKGGTLVWQDNTAVNYSNWGPPGLGPSMLSHNSCYWIQSSSGLWRPGACTNITMGVVCKLPRAEESSFSPSALPGSPAALLVVLMAVLLLLALLTAALILYRRRQGVERGAFEGARYSRSSSGPGEATEKNILVSDMEMNEQQE; from the exons CTTCCCTTCCAGAACCCAACGTCTTCCTCATCTTCAGCCATGGACTGCAGGGCTGCCTGGAGACCCAAGGTGGGCAAGTCCGAGTCTCCCCAGCCTGCAATGCCAGCCTTCCTGCCCAGCGCTGGAAGTGGGTCTCCCGAAACCGGCTCTTCAACCTGGGCACCATGCAGTGCCTGGGCACAGGCTGGCCGGGCACCAACACCACCGCCTCCCTGGGCATGTACGAGTGTGACCGGGAGGCACTGAATCTTCGCTGGCACTGTCGCACACTCGGTGACCAGCTGTCCCTGCTCCTGGGGGGCCGTTCCAGCAACACGTCCAAGGCTGGCACCCCTGAGCGCGGCGACCAGACCCGCAGTGGCCAGTGGCGCATCTATGGCAGCGATGAGGATCTGTGTGCTCGGCCCTACTATG AGGTCTACACCATCCAGGGCAACTCCCACGGGAAGCCGTGCACCATCCCCTTCAAGTATGACAACCAGTGGTTCCACAGCTGCACCAGCACAGGCCGCGAGGACGGGCACCTGTGGTGCGCCACCACCCAGGACTACGGCAAGGACGAGCGCTGGGGCTTCTGCCCCATCAAGA GTAACGACTGTGAGACCTTCTGGGACAAGGACCAGCTGACGGACAGCTGCTATCAGTTTAACTTCCAGTCCACGCTGTCCTGGAGGGAGGCCTGGGCCAGCTGTGAGCAACAGGGGGCGGATCTGCTGAGCATCACGGAGATCCATGAGCAGACCTACATCAATG GGCTGCTGACTGGCTATAGCTCCACACTGTGGATTGGCCTTAACGACCTGGACACCAGCGGAGGCTGGCAGTGGTCGGACAACTCGCCTCTCAAGTACCTCAACTGGGAGAGTG aTCAGCCGGACAACCCGAGCGAGGAGAATTGCGGAGTGATCCGCACGGAGTCGTCGGGCGGCTGGCAGAACCGCGACTGCAGCATCGCGCTGCCCTACGTCTGCAAGAAGAAGCCCAATGCCACGGCCGCCGAGCCCCCGCCTCCCG ACGTGTGGGCCAACGTGAAGGTGGAGTGCGAGCCCAGCTGGCAGCCCTTCCAGGGCCACTGCTACCGCCTGCAGGCTGAGAAGCGCAGCTGGCAGGAGTCCAAGAAGATGTGTCTGCGGGGCGGGGGCGACCTGCTCAGCATCCACAGCGTGGCCGAACTGGAGTTCATCACCAAGCAGATCAAGCAGG AGGTGGAGGAGCTGTGGATCGGTCTCAACGATCTGAAACTGCAGATGAATTTTGAGTGGTCCGACGGGAGCCTCGTGAGCTTCACCCACTGGCATCCTTTTGAGCCCAACAACTTCCGGGACAGCCTGGAGGACTGTGTCACCATCTGGGGGCCG GAAGGTCGCTGGAATGACAGTCCCTGTAACCAGTCCCTGCCATCCATCTGCAAGAAGGCAGGCCAGCTGAGCCAGGGGGCCGCTGAGGAGGACCATGGCTGCCGGAAG GGTTGGACGTGGCACAGCCCATCCTGCTACTGGCTGGGAGAGGACCAGGTGACCTACAGTGAGGCCCGGCGCCTGTGCACCGACCACGGCTCTCAGCTGGTCACCATCACCAACAG GTTCGAGCAGGCCTTTGTCAGCAGCCTCATCTACAACTGGGATGGCGAGTATTTCTGGACGGCCCTGCAGGACCTCAACTTCACCGGCTCCTTCCGCTGGCTCAGCGGGGATGAGGTCATGTACACCCACTGGAACCGGGACCAGCCCG ggtACAGCCGTGGGGGCTGTGTGGCCCTGGCCACGGGCAGCGCCATGGGGCTGTGGGAGGTGAAGAATTGCACGTCGTTCCGGGCTCGCTACATCTGCCGGCAGAGCCTGGGCACACCAGTGACGCCTGAGCTGCCTGGACCAGACCCCACACCCAGCCTCACCGGTGCCTGCCCCCAGGGCTGGGGCTCAGACCCCAAGCTCCGGCACTGCTATAAG GTGTTCAGCGCGGAGCGGCTGCAGGACAAGAAGAGCTGGGTCCAGGCCCAGAGGgcctgccaggagctgggggcccAGCTGCTGAGCCTGGCCAGCTATGAGGAGGAACATTTTGTGGCCAATATGCTCAACAAGATCTTCGG TGAGTCAGAGCCCGAGATCCACGAGCAGCACTGGTTCTGGATCGGCCTGAACCGTCGAGACCCCGGAGCGGGGCACAGCTGGCGCTGGAGCGATGGACTAGGG TTCTCTTACCACAATTTCGACCGGAGCCGGCACGACGATGACGACATCCGGGGCTGTGCAGTGCTCGACCTGGCCTCCCTGCAGTGGGTAGCCATGCAGTGCGAGACGCAGTTGGACTGGATCTGCAAGATCCCTCGAG GCGCCGACGTGCGGGAGCCTGACGGCAGCCCGCAAG GCCGACGGGAATGGCTGCGTTTCCAGGAGGCGGAGTATAAGTTCTTTGAGCACCACTCCACGTGGGCGCAGGCGCAGCGCATATGCACGTGGTTCCTGGCCGAGCTGGTCTCCGTGCACAGCCAGGCGGAGCTGGACTTCCTGGGGCACAACCTGCAGAAG TTTTCTCGGGGCCAAGAGCAGCACTGGTGGATCGGCCTGCATACTTCAGAGAGCGACGGGCGCTTCAG ATGGACAGATGGTTCCGTTATAAACTTCATCTCCTGGGCACCCGGCAAGCCTCGGCCCATAGGCAAGGACAAGAAGTGCGTGTACATGATGGCCAGCCGAG AGGAGTGGGGGGACCAGAGGTGCATGACAGCCTTGCCCTACATCTGCAAGCGCAGCAACAGCACCAGAGAGCAGCAGCCCCCAGACCCACAACCCACAGGTGGCTGCCCCCCTGGCTGGAGCCAGTTCCTCAACAAG TGTTTCCGAATCCAGGGCCAGGACCCCCAGGACCGGGTGAAGTGGTCAGAGGCACAGTTCTCCTGTGAACAGCAAGAGGCCCAACTGGTCACCATTGCAAACCCCTTAGAGCAAG CATTCGTCACAGCCAGCCTGCCCAATGTGACCTTTGACCTTTGGATTGGCCTCCATGCCTCGCAGAGGGACTTCCAGTGGGTAGAGCAGGAGCCTCTGCGGTACACCAACTGGGCCCCCGGGGAGCCCTCTGGCCCTAGCCCTGCCCCCAGCGGCAACATACCG ACCAGCTGTGCGGTGGTCCTGCACAGCCCCTCAGCTCACTTCACTGGCCGCTGGGATGATCGGAACTGCGCCGAGGAGACACACGGCTTCATCTGCCAGAAGGGCACGG ACCCCTCCCTGAGCCCATGCCCAGCAGCATCGCTCCCTGCCCCGGGCACTGAGCTCTCCTACCTCAACGGCACCTTCCGGCTGCTGCAGAAGCCGCTGCGCTGGCACGATGCCCTCCTGCTGTGTGAGAGCCGCAACGCCAGCCTGGCGCACGTGCCTGACCCCTACACCCAGGCCTTCCTCACGCAGGCTGCCCGAGGGCTGCGCACGCCACTCTGGATCGGGCTGGCCAGTGAGGAG GGCTCCCGGCGGTACTCCTGGGTCTCGGAGGAGCCGCTGAGCTATGTGAGCTGGCAGGACTGGGAGCCCCAGTACCCGGGGGGCTGCGCCTACGTGGATATGGATGGGGCCTGGCGCACCACCAGCTGTGACACCAAGTTGCAGGGGGCTGTGTGTGGAGTTAACGGAG GGCCCCCTCCTCCCCGAAGAATAAGCTACCACGGCAGCTGTCCCCAGGGGCTGGCGGACTCGGCGTGGATTCCCTTCCGGGAGCACTGCTACTCCTTCCACATGGAGCTGCTGCTGGGCCACAAGGAGGCGCTGCAGCGCTGTCAGAGAG AGGGTGGGGTGGTCCTGTCCATCCTGGATGAGATGGAGAACGTGTTTGTCTGGGAGCATCTGCAGAGCTCTGAGGGCCAGAGTCGGGGCGCCTGGCTGGGCATGAACTTCAACCCCAAAG GAGGCACGCTGGTCTGGCAGGACAACACAGCTGTGAACTACTCCAACTGGGGGCCCCCGGGCCTGGGCCCCAGCATGCTGAGCCACAACAGCTGCTACTGGATCCAGAGCAGCAGCGGGCTCTGGCGCCCGGGCGCCTGCACCAACATCACCATGGGTGTGGTCTGCAAGCTCCCTCGAG CTGAGGAGAGCAGCTTCTCCCCGTCAG CCCTCCCGGGGAGCCCTGCGGCCCTGCTGGTGGTGCTGATGGCGGTGCTTCTGCTCCTGGCCCTGCTGACGGCGGCCCTGATCCTCTACCGGCGACGACAGGGCGTCGAGCGCGGGGCTTTCGAGGGCGCCCGCTACAGCCGCAGCTCCTCCGGCCCCGGCGAGGCCACTGAGAAGAACATCCTGGTGTCAGACATGGAGATGAACGAGCAGCAGGAGTAG